One genomic region from Elusimicrobiota bacterium encodes:
- a CDS encoding nucleotidyltransferase domain-containing protein encodes MNKIFTFTSTQKILEFLAKFPGTQFLATEIQDNVKISKGGLNQSLRELSKEGLVHRIKKGKIFLYSVNHSNPIVKQFKILKNIESLLPVTNKLNEISEKIVLFGSSARGEDSFESDIDLFVLTRDPEAVNEAIRKYKLERKVQLIVRTPVVYSGMEKKEPVFFEEIQRGITLWEKKE; translated from the coding sequence ATGAACAAGATATTTACATTTACCAGTACACAGAAAATACTTGAATTTCTTGCGAAATTCCCGGGAACTCAATTCCTTGCTACGGAAATTCAAGATAATGTCAAGATAAGCAAGGGCGGGCTTAATCAGTCGCTAAGGGAACTTTCAAAAGAAGGCCTGGTACACAGAATAAAAAAGGGAAAGATATTCTTGTATTCGGTAAACCATTCTAATCCAATAGTTAAACAATTTAAGATACTTAAAAATATTGAATCATTGCTTCCCGTAACAAACAAACTCAATGAAATTTCTGAAAAGATCGTGCTATTTGGCAGTTCGGCGAGGGGCGAGGATTCTTTTGAAAGCGATATTGACTTATTCGTTCTTACGAGGGACCCGGAGGCAGTGAACGAGGCAATAAGGAAGTATAAATTGGAAAGAAAAGTGCAGTTAATAGTGCGTACTCCGGTTGTTTATTCGGGGATGGAAAAAAAAGAACCTGTTTTTTTTGAAGAGATTCAGAGAGGTATAACGCTTTGGGAGAAGAAGGAATGA